From Thermodesulfobacteriota bacterium:
TCCCATCACGGCCACCGGCAACGAGATCGGCCCACGACGGGGCGTTGCCACCGGTAAGATTTATTTCGGTATGTTCGGGGACGCCTCTTCCGCCAACATTGCCGCCGCGGCCGAGGACGGCAACATCAAAAAAATTTCCACGGTGGACATCCAGGTGGAAAATTTCCTGGGCATTGTCCAGACCATCTCCTGCGTGGTTACCGGGGAATAATTTTTCCCCGCCCCTTCACCCGTTCGTGATATATCCGCCATGGGATGACCCGGCCTGCTCAATGGGCCGGTGCAGGGTCACCCGGCGGCCGTCATCGACGCCGGCGCGGTAGGCCTCGCCGGCCGACACGCCGCCCCCGTAACAGGTGCGGATCCGGGGATTCAGGTACCGGTAATAGGCGGTCAGCCGGGGATCGCCCCGCCACACCAGTGCCTTTGTCTCCCGAATGATCCGCTCCTGCTGTTCCAGCTTGCGGTAAAAGCCGTCCAGCACGCCCGCGAAATACCGCTGGCGCTGGCGCTGGTCCGGAACCCGGTGGGCCTCCCGGTACCACGTCCACAGGGACGCCATCACCGTCCACAAATAGTCATAAACATAATGGGCCATGTCCAAGTTGGGCCGGGTCCCGTAGACCGTCAGCACCGTTCCCGCCCGGTCGCGCCGGGCATCGTAGGTATGCTGCCACAGCACCTCCACGAAGAAAAAACGGCCCAGGAGCGAGGCCATTCTCAGTTCCGCGGCGGTGTGCCGGCCCTTTACCGGTCCCAGGACCAGGCAGGAGAAATCGTCGTTCCGGTCCGTCTCCACCCGGTCGAGGTTGTACTTGAGCATGAGTTCCCGGGCCTTCTGCACCGCCCGCTGGGCCTCGTTCTCGTTGGGACTGGCCGCCAGACAGAGGACCTTCTTCAGGCGCCGCAGGGCGCGGTCTTCGGTCGGGGGCACAACCCGGCCGGAAGCCTTGTGCCCGCAGCGAAGTTTCCGGCAGGCCTCTTTAAACGCGGTTCCGTGGGCGGTTTCATTGACCGGCCGCAGGACTTCGCTGACGTACTGGTGGGCCATCTCGTGGCGCAGGGTGTCCATGACCAAAAACCAGTCGTCGTCCTCGATGTGAACGATGGCCAGGGTCAGGGTCCTGATGCCCGCGTCCCATTGGCCCATGGCCCCCTTCAGCGGCGACAACCGGATCACGGGTCGCTTCAGGCTCCGGGCAAGATAAAGCTCATTGTAATAGTCCCACCACAGGTAAAGGTTCCTGTTCCAGGCGCCGTAGAGCCGGGAACGCAGATCATTTGCGTCATTCATGACGATAGTCTCAAAGAAAATTTTACATCTTCATTCCGTTGAAAGCCTGAATCCAGCGGGCCCGCCGGCGTGCTGCCGGCTTGAACGATCATGAAACTTCATTGTCTCGCCGTCATCCCGGCCCGTGACGCGAAGCGGAACGTGAGCCGGGGTGACGATTGAATGCGGATTCACGCTTTTTACTCGCTTATCTTTTTTCCGGAACAATGCCGTGGTACAGGTGGGTCATCCACACCGTTCCGATGATGGGAGCGAAAAGATTGACCACGGGCGTCAGCGTGATGACGGTGATGATCAGCCCGCCGATATAACGGCCACGCCGGTTTTTCTTTCCAAGCCGCCTGGCCTCGACCTTGCCGATATGGTACCCGGCCACGCTTTCGAAAAATTCCCGTCCCAGCAGGTAGCTGTTCAGGACGATGGACACCGCGAATCCGATCCCGATCAGGTACAGGGGCAGAACGATCACGTTGAGGGCCAGGGCGACGATGGTGAACCGGATGTCATGCATCAATTCGGCCACGAAATTAAGGGACTCATTGGCCCTGGACTCCGGATAATATACGCTTTCCACCCGCCGGATCACCTTTTCCTGGAAAAGGCCGGAAATCAGCACCGTGAAAACCGGCAGCATGAACCAGCCGCCGACCCCCATGGTGATGCCGAACCCGGCATTGAACAGTGCCGCCAGCCAGGCCGTTTCGATATTCACGAAATGGGTGCCCAGCCAGGTCAGCACCACCACCAGAGCAACCACCAGGGTGATCGCGCAGAACGCGCAGAGCAGGATGACGCCCGGCAGTTTGGCCTTTGTCAGCGACCGCATCGTCTTCAATAAAGGAAACAAGTCCATCCTCCTTTCTATCTGGTCCGGGCCGTCATGGTGATGGCCCGGTTCGGGCAGACAAAGGCGCACAATCCACAGCCGTAACACCGGGACGGATCATACCGCAACGTCGCCGT
This genomic window contains:
- a CDS encoding TRL domain-containing protein gives rise to the protein MKKFIVPISCLFLAITLTACATYPIPITATGNEIGPRRGVATGKIYFGMFGDASSANIAAAAEDGNIKKISTVDIQVENFLGIVQTISCVVTGE
- a CDS encoding EI24 domain-containing protein translates to MFPLLKTMRSLTKAKLPGVILLCAFCAITLVVALVVVLTWLGTHFVNIETAWLAALFNAGFGITMGVGGWFMLPVFTVLISGLFQEKVIRRVESVYYPESRANESLNFVAELMHDIRFTIVALALNVIVLPLYLIGIGFAVSIVLNSYLLGREFFESVAGYHIGKVEARRLGKKNRRGRYIGGLIITVITLTPVVNLFAPIIGTVWMTHLYHGIVPEKR
- a CDS encoding DUF2786 domain-containing protein, encoding MNDANDLRSRLYGAWNRNLYLWWDYYNELYLARSLKRPVIRLSPLKGAMGQWDAGIRTLTLAIVHIEDDDWFLVMDTLRHEMAHQYVSEVLRPVNETAHGTAFKEACRKLRCGHKASGRVVPPTEDRALRRLKKVLCLAASPNENEAQRAVQKARELMLKYNLDRVETDRNDDFSCLVLGPVKGRHTAAELRMASLLGRFFFVEVLWQHTYDARRDRAGTVLTVYGTRPNLDMAHYVYDYLWTVMASLWTWYREAHRVPDQRQRQRYFAGVLDGFYRKLEQQERIIRETKALVWRGDPRLTAYYRYLNPRIRTCYGGGVSAGEAYRAGVDDGRRVTLHRPIEQAGSSHGGYITNG